The DNA segment CTCGTTGCTATCGATGAATGCCTCAATGATGTTCTCCAGGTTCTTTCGATTGTCCGTGTTTTCTGCCCTGTGGACAGTGGCCAATAAATACTTCCTAGGTTTTAACCCCAACTTATCTAGAATCTTCGAGTGTTTCCTCGCAATTTTGATGTTGTACAGTAAGGCGTCATACATCACATCTCCCGTTAGATAAACTCTGTCTTTAATCCCCTCATTGTACAGGTTTTTCACTGCTG comes from the Thermococcus sp. MV5 genome and includes:
- a CDS encoding UDP-N-acetyl glucosamine 2-epimerase encodes the protein KPDLVLVYGDTNSTLAGALAAVKLHIKVAHVEAGLRSLDKRMPEEVNRVLTDHVSDYLFAPTETAVKNLYNEGIKDRVYLTGDVMYDALLYNIKIARKHSKILDKLGLKPRKYLLATVHRAENTDNRKNLENIIEAFIDSNE